TCACAACCAACCGATTGGTTGGAATGTACCATGCCGAGCGCCGGGCTCGCCGTTCACGCAACCTGGACGCCGGTTGCGGCGCACGCAGGGCTCGGCTCAACTCTCCGGCAGGCACGAGAGGAGGAGAGGCGTGGACGTCGGTATCGGCCGCTGGATCAGCTTCTGGGCCCGGGTGGCCCCCGATCACGAGGCCATCGTGTTCGGCCAGGACACGATCACGTACGCGGCACTGGACGAGCAGGTCAACCGGATGGCCAACGCGTTGACGGGGCGCGCCGTGCGCAGCGGGGACCGGGTCGCCGGCCTGCTGGGCAACCGCCCCGAGCTCCTCGTCGCACTGTTCGCGTGCGCGAAGCTCGGAGCCCTGCTCGTCCCGCTGAACGTCCGCCTCGTCCCGCGCGAGATCGAGTTCATCGTGAACGACGCCGGGCCGCGCGTGCTCATCTCCGAGTCCGCCTTCGCGCCGGTCCTCGAAGGGCTCAAGGACGACCTGGGGAGCGTGGAGGCTTTCGTGACGCTGGATCCCGGCGGCGTCGGGGAGCCCTACGCGGAGTTCGCGGCCACGGCCTCCGCCGCTCCGCCGGACGCCTCGGGCGCGGGCGGAGAGCTGGCCATCTGCTACACGTCCGGCACCACGGGAGTCCCCAAGGGGGCGGTGCTCACGAATTCGAGCATCATCTTCGGAAGCCTGCAGGAGATCGTGGCCTATGGGCTCGGCCACGGGGACCGTCACCTCCTCGTCGTGCCGCTGTGCTTCACCGGCGGGCTCGTCACCGCGTCGATGCCGATCTTCCACGGCGGAGCCACGATGTACCTGGAGCGGGCGTTCGACCCGAGCGCCGTCATGGAGCGCATCGGCTCTGAGCGGATAACGCACATGATGGGGGTCCCGACCATGTTCGCCGCGATGGCGCAGATGCCGGGCTTCGCGAATGCGGACTTCGGCTCCGTCGAGCTGTTCCTGGTTGGCGCCGCACCGGTGCCGGCGGCGCTCGTGGAGACGTACCAGTCGCGCGGGGTCACGGGCTTCACGAACGCCTACGGCCTGACCGAGGGAACCGGCTTCAACCTGTTCCTGCCGGCCTCCGACGTGATGGACCTCCCAGGCGCCTATCTGCCCGCGGCTTACACCGACGCCAGAGTGACGGACCCGGACGGCAACGACGTCGCGCTGGGCGAGTCTGGCGAGCTGACCCTGAGCGGGCCCTGCGTGATGGAGGGCTACTGGCGCAACGAGGAGGCCACCGCGGAGACGATCAGGGACGGGTGGCTATACACCGGGGACCTCGTGAAGCTCGGTGAGAACGGCTACATCTACCCCGTCGACCGGATCAAGGACATGATCATTAGTGGGGGCCTCAACATCTACCCCGCCGAGGTCGAGGGCGCGATCTTCGGTCACCCGAAGCTGGTCGAGTCGACCGTGATCGGACTCCCCGAGGAGGAGTGGGGCGAGGCGGTGACGATCGTCGCGGTGGCAAAGCCGGACGAGGAGGTCGACCTCGAGGAGCTCATCGAGTTCTGCTCGGACAAGCTCGCCGACTACAAGCGGCCCAAAGCCGTGATCCTCGTCGACGAGCTACCCCGCAACGCGGGCGGGAAGGTGCTGAAGCGCGACCTGCGCGAGGACTTCGCGGACCACTACCGGCAGGCCGCAGGCACGTAGCGGCAGTGCCCGCCGATCCGGAGCTCCCCAGCCGCGCCGATATCGTGGTGGTCGGCGCCGGCCACAACGGCCTCGTCGCGGCCTGCTATCTGGCCAAGGCGGGCCTCGACGTGCTGGTACTCGGGGCATCCCCCGTGCTCGGCGGCATGGCGGCGACCAACCCGATCTTCCCGGAAAGCCCGGGGCACATGATCAACGAGGGCTCGATCCAGGCGTCGATCTTTCGGGCGACTCCGATCGAGTCCGAGCTGCAGCTCGCGCGCCACGGCCTCAGGCAGATCGCAATGGACTCCGCGTTCGCGCAGCTCGGCCCCGACGGCTCGTCCCTGGGCCTGTGGAACGACGTCGAGCGGACGGCCGCCGAGATCCGGCGCTTTTCGCCGAGCGATGCCCGTGCCTGGCTGGAGCGCTCCCGCACGTGCGACGCGGC
The sequence above is drawn from the Thermoleophilaceae bacterium genome and encodes:
- a CDS encoding AMP-binding protein yields the protein MDVGIGRWISFWARVAPDHEAIVFGQDTITYAALDEQVNRMANALTGRAVRSGDRVAGLLGNRPELLVALFACAKLGALLVPLNVRLVPREIEFIVNDAGPRVLISESAFAPVLEGLKDDLGSVEAFVTLDPGGVGEPYAEFAATASAAPPDASGAGGELAICYTSGTTGVPKGAVLTNSSIIFGSLQEIVAYGLGHGDRHLLVVPLCFTGGLVTASMPIFHGGATMYLERAFDPSAVMERIGSERITHMMGVPTMFAAMAQMPGFANADFGSVELFLVGAAPVPAALVETYQSRGVTGFTNAYGLTEGTGFNLFLPASDVMDLPGAYLPAAYTDARVTDPDGNDVALGESGELTLSGPCVMEGYWRNEEATAETIRDGWLYTGDLVKLGENGYIYPVDRIKDMIISGGLNIYPAEVEGAIFGHPKLVESTVIGLPEEEWGEAVTIVAVAKPDEEVDLEELIEFCSDKLADYKRPKAVILVDELPRNAGGKVLKRDLREDFADHYRQAAGT